The Malus sylvestris chromosome 3, drMalSylv7.2, whole genome shotgun sequence genomic sequence gaCGTACCCATCTTCAAAGCGTAGAGGATGTGATCACCAacatttgaatgttttttttttcacatttttggcacttgcaaaataattgttataatttttttaatgtgtttgatatttttgtgatttttttatttatttttaatatattttataattttttttaatctcactctttgcctatagtataccataacaataaataaaatttttaattttttaatttgtataaaATAAGAATACAATAATACCTATTTAATATACAATAGGgaattgtgacatcccacatcgcccaggggagtgatccttaaatgtatattctcatccctacctagcacgaggccttttgggagctcactggcttcgggttccatcggaatttcgaagttaagcgaataGTGCGCGAGAGcactcctatgatgggtgacccactgggaagttctcgtgtgagttcccagaaataaaaccgtgagggagtgttcggggcccaaagcagacaatatcgtgctacgatggtggagcgtgccgggaagtggtccgccccgggccgggatgtgagagaattgttattagcactccaaaaaaatttaaactatGGCTAGTGTATTtcatattaagttttttttagggAAAGAGATCATCTTTGGATTTTCCCTTCAAAACCCAGGGATAAAGTAATCTGAGCCATTAAAACAGccaaaaattattatagcttttaaaactttatactaacttctttgtttttagccattagatcaaattttaaaggtccGGATCTCTTGATCCCTAGGCTTTGGAGGGAAAGATCCGAAGATGATCTCTTTcctttttagtagtttaaaaaattaaaatcatcaaaataatttttttttcttaacgtatCAAAATGAGTTATCTGCATATCACCCCcgtgtaaacctgttaaggacccgttattaaCAGGTTCTTATCGTATGACCTgataacgacccgattagttatcgtgttgacccaaaactagttattttcgtgtcatatTACAGATTGTGTAAGAAATTATCAGGTCTAAGTGAGGTAATGGGTGGTATTGGATAGGTCCcacaattttttataaaaaaaattaattgattttatcttatatttattaatatttaattaatttttttatttagctGAGTGAGGATGTGGGTCTTGCACTTGCCATTTCATCATTTAAcaacaaacttaacaaaaattTAACAGAGATATGATATTGCAATGAATTCATAAGACGAGATATAACATtgtaatgtttaaaacatgagcTATGAGATTGTAGCTCGACCTATAATTGagatagttttgtgtaatttacccttttaaaTATGGGAACGGTTTGGTATTGTGAGCAGGGTTTGTATCCATTTTAATATGGGTACGTTTTAGCCATGAACAAATATTTAGTGTTCAACTGTGGCAAAACATTGCCAATTAGTACTACGATTTTGTAgcatttttcttcacttgtaaataaaaGGTCTTTAGATTCAACTCTCGTCAAAAGTAAATTTAatccacattattgctagcctattgtaaaGATTAAAAAATCTTCATAAATGACGGAACATATGACAAGGACAATCAATCAAATATGTTAAGAGATGGAATCCAAATACTTCATACGCTGACTTCATTACAAAAAGCGAGTACCCCCGGTAATCATTTTAACCAATATCGAATCACAACCCCGTCCCTCTCtaacattttccttttcttcctttCACAGCACCTCTTTTGATGCGTTCCACAGAGATATCGGCTTTCGCCTGTTGCTACCGTAACTTAGCTCAACGTTAGACTTCGAATGAATCTTTCGTAATTTACAAGCATAATGACACACTCTAACCACCGATGTAGCCCAAACGATGAAGCACTACTGCTATAACTAGCATGCATATTGCCAAAATCAGACCGGATCTGCCTAGTAGCCAATTTTTCACCTTCTTTGCACCATCCACTCCTCTTTGAATCCTATCTGCCCATTTCATCTGCAACGAGAAgttacaaaagaaaataatcaaTAAACAAAATCCATACTGAATGCACTAAATCACAGCTCCACTTGGCTGCAGGAGAATAATGGGTAAAAGATATGGAATCGTATGTTTCAATATCAAATCACTCATCAACACACCGATTCACGACTGAAACAATGGTTCGTTTTAAGATATGGTGGATATTTACACTTGTATGACAAATACTAACAAAAATTGAAGTAAATGCATTGAAAATCAACGTCATTAAATCGAGTAGGAAGTTACCATTCTGTCCAGGTCCTGCGGTGACAAAGACGACATTGCTTGCTGAGCTTTTGCAGCTTCTTCCCGAGAAAGCTTGAAACCAAACTGCTCGCCCATGTTTGCCATCATGTCGGGGCTCATATTTTTAATCATTGATGAGAACATCTGCCAGAAAaacaaccaaaataaaaaagttgaaCGCATGATCATGCAGGATAAAAATTGCTCTACCAAAAAATATAACAAACCGTCATCAATCAAAAGCTTGAGGTTCAAGTCATTATGCTATCAACATTATGGGCACAGTAAGGAATCTACTAATATACCAGCCTGTTTAAAAAAGTTTGAGGTAGAAATCCTTCTTTCAAAACATCACATGTAGAACAGGTGCGATGTGTAAAATTAGTCGCAAGATGGTTGATCATCCATTGCTACACTGCTCATGTTTCAGGGCTTAAAAACCTTTACTTTTCACTTTTAAGGTCCAGTAAATTCCTATGACAGTTAGGGGTTTGCTGCATGAGGAAGGTGTTAGAACAATAGCAGTCCAATCAGAAAATTTTCTTCTACAATGAATAGCCAAATTTATGATGGTTTTGAGCTCCAATGACATGACTTGAGTGTATCTTATCAGATATTTTTCTCATGAATGACTGACTTTTTGTCTAAGTGCAACTTTTGCACACATCCGAGTACTACTTATGCTCCCGCTTCTAAAatcttaacaaaaataattagaaagaaCATGCAGACCTTGCACTTTGAGAACCAATGAAATAGACATGCAAAGAATAGTATTTTAATGTAGAATTTGAACGAACCTGCTGCATTGCAGGATCTTTCATTTGGGTCCTCATTTGTTCTTGCAAATCACCAGCAGAGGCAGGGAAGCTCGACTGAGGAGAACTCCTAAAATTAGGAAATATTCCTTGAGAGCTAGTTTCACCCATATCCTGAGGTGCATTTACTGCAGAATTCTCACTGCTTTCTGAATAATCTGACGAACTTCTTCTGTTACCAGTGACTGGTCCTTGTGTTGAAGATGAACCTCTCCCATTCAAAGAAGATGCTACTCCAAACATTTTCTGTAGCTCCTCCGGTGGCATTTTACTCATCATATCAGATGCAGTTTTAAGCATATCTGGTGAGACATTTGGAGGAACCGATCCAGGATTAAAATTGTTGAAATTGGAACTGGAAGCCAATTCAAGCATTTTTTGAAGTTCTTCAGGTGACATTTTGCTGATCATGTTTGAGGCAGTCTTAACCATGTCAGCAGGAACCTCTTCGGAGTTTCCAGGATTCAAAGCAGCCAGAGTGTTAGGATCAGCATTTGAAATGAAATTCTGGAACGATCTGAAATCCAAGCACAGAAACAAGTATAATAGTATAATGTCATCAGGATGCATATTATTAAAATCAACAGAATGAAAAGATAGAAACAtcaaatatttataaaataaaaccaaataAGAAGCTTCAGGAGCAGAATGCAggaaatttcaaaaattcaaaaagaaaTACCTTAACTTATGACAATTATGATATCTGATATAGAACATCCTATTTGGAATATTATTTCAGTATGGACTATGGAGAGACAATGCCACAGAGAGTCCCAACTGTGTACCTTACCAAGTTCTCTTTGAAACTGAATGGGCTTCATATTGCTATAAAGGTTTGATTCTACTTTTATCAGATGCCAAGTGAAAGTACATCCATATGATTTCTTAGCTTTTACACTTCTGAATAAATGTTTAAATACCATGTTCAGCCAAATGTATCCCAACTTCACCCCGTTGGATTTTTCCAGCCCATGATGAGTTGTCCAAAGTATATTAGGAATTATAGCCAAACCATGTTAATTCTTGGTGTGGTTTGTCTTGGTTATTTGTTTCCAATTTCcgaatttgttttgttttcacattCTTAAACGCTATATTTGCAACACACGGCACCCTCCTCCCTCCTACATGCACATGAGCACATACGGCCACATTCAAAATTTAGGATGTATACAAACATACATCTCTGGTGCATGCAAATCACATGAAAATGTGTCGCATTTGACTTCCACTAGATGCGCACACCACACACTGTGACGCACAAGACTTCTTAtggttgatttatttatttattggctAACTTAGGGCCTGCTTGATAGCCATTTTGtgtttagtttttagttttcatttcttGTGGTATAGATAAAGGGAAAGTTTATGGGAGAGAGGAGAAATGAAGAAGCGTGGAAGACGGATGTTGGAAGGAATGTTAAAGAAGTGTATATGGAAAGATACACAAAATGAACTGCAAATAATTGTCTTCACTTTCAAAGTTGCTCCTTTGTGATTGAAAGGCCATGGGTTTGAGTCGTGGAAACAACCTCTTTGCAAATCAAGGGTAAGATTGTGTTCGATAGATGATTCCCCAGACCCTCGCAAAGCGAGGAGCCTTGTTGGCTTGGGGTCGCCCTTAATATATTCCTCCATCCTTTCTCCTACTACCTACCCCCATCTTTCTCCATTTCTCCTTTCCCCCATATACATTCCCTCTGCCTCTTGCACAAAAAATGAAACtccaaaataaaaactaaaacaacATGAGTGGATTAGTTTTATATATCAAATGCTTTCAACacaaaaaagattttaaaatagCATCATAAAATCAGAAGACTCTTTTTTATGAACAAAACATACCTGATAGCTTCTGGGTCACTTTTAAAATCCTGCAAACGGTCTGCATTGGTTGACAGAAACTCAGTGTTTGATGCGCTTTGAGTCCGAGAAGCATTGCTAGTTTCCTTTGGTTGTGCCGCAGAATACTCTGTAGAAGACCTTTTATGGTTGGCAGATGACACAGTCTCAACTTCTTCAGTTAGTTCTTCAATTACTAATCCTCCTATCAAACAATCAATATTCAATACCTATAAAGATATGGGTCCATGCATCTAGATCAAGAATTTTAAAGGTGGAAATAAGAAGCATACTTCTTGGTCCAGACGAACCACCCTCTTTACGCAAATTTTCTTTGGCATCCCTGTAATAACAATAAATATCATCTACAATGTCAAAACAATCTCCATTTTCTATCCCAGCATTTGAGaaaaaattggaaaagaaaaaggctATACATCACTGTTCAAATGCCCCTATACTTGTGTTAATTATGACCATATAGCAGCCATGCATATGGCATATTTCAATGAAGCCACAAGAACAGGATGATCAGATCAGAGACAGATATgaacaaagaacaaaagaaagggCCACACCTTAAAACATCTGAAATAGTTTCATCATCAGGTGAAACTTCATGTGCCTTGCTCAGATCAGAGACAGCACCCTAAGAGATGAAACAATGAGCATCAGGTATAGGAAACAAAGGTCAAAATTATGAAAACCAAACATGCTTCAAAAGATGCTTCAGAATTATCTGCGAACAAATCATatgcatatgtatatgtatataagcATACTCACTTCAAATTGACCTATTTCTTTATACGCTTGACCTCTACGGTAAAGAGCCTTAATATTGTCTGCGTCATATGCCAAAACCTGAAATAAGaagataaatcatttaaaatatattaaagtcaGTAGCTTGCAAGAAAAAAACATGAAGATACATGTATCTGTGAGCATGTTTCATCATATACCTCAGAACCTTCTTTTATACACTCGTCATACTGCCTTGTTTTCAAGTAACAAGACATTAAGTTGAGTGAGCATGCCATCAGAAGCGACCTGCCTTTAGAAGATGGAATCCCACTTAGGTTCTTCTTTGCCTATAATTTTAGACACAGGAGTATTTATGATCAGTTGGAGGCCTGACTCTGCAATGTAAAGgggtaaaaaaagaaaacaaaggtaTTATAATTGCACTTACAAGCAAGTATTTCTGCATGGCTTCATTGAACTTGCCCTGGCTGTGAAGTGCATTTCCCTGCAAATGTGatataagaaaagaaattagaCACCAAAACAATACTTAAATGTATGAAGAAACAATGACCGAGTCAGTAGACGATAATATTTGTCTTTATCCTGATTACTTATGCATTAAAGAGCAAGTCTATAGGTTATCAAATCAGAAAAGCAGCCAGATATTTAGCTTTCCAAAAATAACCTTACCAGAGCCTAATGATCAGCCTATCTTTCCCAACCCTAACCCAGCCCATACCACACTTGTAAGCTTGGAATGACTTAAAATCTCCACTAGAAATGGATTTCAATCAGAGAATCAGGAAACTGTTTACACATGCTAAAGTTACAACTCTAAAACTTGAGTTTAAATAATACAACTGCACAGGTGTAAAATCTACTGGTATCATTACAATTTCTTGATGTCATACAAATTGATTTTCACGACTCATGAAGGATGTACACTGTGCATCAAAATCAAGATTTTCCTAAAATGGGTCCAAAATAACAGATCTAcactaaagaaaataaaaccaatCTTAAGGCTGGGAGAATCAGCTTACACTACAAAGCCATGAATCATTTGATTGTGTTATTAACAATAGAAAAAACGGAATAAGTTTCAACATATATAGTGTAAAATCTTCTAATCCTAAGAATTATAGTCCCACATAACATCTAAGTATCCAACCTGATCCTTCAGCATCTGAGCTCCTTTGAGTTCATAAGAGATCTGGGCATCAACACGGGTACGCATAGCTGCTATCTCTTCAGGCGAGGCACTAGCCATCTTCTCACCAATCTCAGCTATCTCTTCCGGACGTGTATGCTTCAACTGCTCTGCAGCCTGTTTCAAGTCTTCAGGCCTCATGTTCTTCATGCCCTCCGAGGCCATCTTCATCAATTCTGGATTAGCCATCATCTGCAATGCCAGTCAAACAacaaccaccaccatcaccaactACACCACTTAACCAAAATCAACtaaaatttagaaataaaaggaaaaaaaattgtgggAACTTCTTTTCTCGTGTCGGTATCTGGGGAATAAACATCGGCTAACTCTGTGCCAGCAAAACTAATGACAAAGAAAAACCTCCAAATTTCCTATATAGCGTAAACATTCCATAGTCAACCAATTTGTAAAACCCCACCAGCAATGCATCACTATACCATATGAAGTGTATGACATACGAGTGATGCGAAGGATTAAGGCTGTCCATAAATCAAATTGTTTAGTGGATTGGATTTCAGTTGACTGCATACGGCTCCAATGTAACAAAGACGATGTCCATAGCTCAAGTTTCAGAGACCCAATGATCCCAATAATCACATAATGCATAAAAGCATTGAGTCCAAATTCAATATTGGTACTTAATCAAATCACCCgattatgcaaaaaaaaacaaaaaggaacaCTGAACACAATCTATCAAAAAATCCAAATCGAATCAAATCCctaaaaattgggaaattgagaaagaagaagaagttaaAATTGGACCTGCTGTTGGATCCTGGCGAACTCGGCGGGGGACATGCGACTCATCTGCTCCTGAGCGAGCCTCATCAACTCGGGATCCATCATATTCATTCCGTTAAACATCTCAATTCAATCAATTCAGTC encodes the following:
- the LOC126615478 gene encoding outer envelope protein 61; this translates as MFNGMNMMDPELMRLAQEQMSRMSPAEFARIQQQMMANPELMKMASEGMKNMRPEDLKQAAEQLKHTRPEEIAEIGEKMASASPEEIAAMRTRVDAQISYELKGAQMLKDQGNALHSQGKFNEAMQKYLLAKKNLSGIPSSKGRSLLMACSLNLMSCYLKTRQYDECIKEGSEVLAYDADNIKALYRRGQAYKEIGQFEGAVSDLSKAHEVSPDDETISDVLRDAKENLRKEGGSSGPRRGLVIEELTEEVETVSSANHKRSSTEYSAAQPKETSNASRTQSASNTEFLSTNADRLQDFKSDPEAIRSFQNFISNADPNTLAALNPGNSEEVPADMVKTASNMISKMSPEELQKMLELASSSNFNNFNPGSVPPNVSPDMLKTASDMMSKMPPEELQKMFGVASSLNGRGSSSTQGPVTGNRRSSSDYSESSENSAVNAPQDMGETSSQGIFPNFRSSPQSSFPASAGDLQEQMRTQMKDPAMQQMFSSMIKNMSPDMMANMGEQFGFKLSREEAAKAQQAMSSLSPQDLDRMMKWADRIQRGVDGAKKVKNWLLGRSGLILAICMLVIAVVLHRLGYIGG